The following DNA comes from Cryobacterium psychrophilum.
GGCAAGGACGAGGATTGGGACTCGGCCCCTTTCGAGCCGACCGTGCGTGGTGACCGTCTCTATGGTCGCGGTGCGGCCGACGACAAAGCAGGAGTCATGGCGCACGTCGCCTCCATTCGTGCCCTTGTCGATGCTGCAGGTCCCGATTTTGATCTCGGCCTCGCCCTCTTCATTGAGGGAGAAGAAGAATTCGGCAGCCGGTCCTTCGCGACCTTCCTCGACGAGAATGTCGATGCCCTGCGAGCAGATGTGATTGTCGTCGCCGACTCGAACAACTGGGATGTGTCGACCCCAGCGCTCACGACCGGCCTCCGCGGCAATGTCACCCTGCGCCTCAACGTACGCACGCTGGACCATGCTTCCCATTCCGGCATGTTCGGGGGAGCCGTTCCCGACGCCATGATGGCGACGATTGCGCTGCTGGCGACGCTCTACAACGAGGACGGATCCGTCGCCGTGGCGGGGCTAACGATCCACACCGGCGACACCCCCGAGTACTCGGAAGAGCAGCTGAGGGAGGAGACGGGTCTCCTCGATGGAGTGTCGCCCATCGGACATGGCTCCATTCTCAGCCGGATCTGGTCCCAGCCCGCCATCACCGTCACCGGAATCGACGCGCCGAGCGTTGACAACGCGTCCAACACGCTGTCGCCCTCGATAACCGTGAGAGTGAGTTGCCGCATTGCTCCCGGGCAGCGAGCCAGCGATGCGGCAGCTGTGCTCGAAGAACACCTGCGCGCTCATGCACCCTTTGGCGCGCATGTCGAGATCTCCGAGGTGGACTGTGGCCAACCCTTCCTCGTGGACACGAGCGGATGGGCCGTGACCGAGGCGCGCCGTGCAATGACGGATGCCTGGGGCGCGCCCCCGATAGATATTGGGGTTGGCGGTTCCATCCCGTTCATTGCCGACCTGGTGCGGGTCTTCCCGGAGTCCCAGATTCTTGTGACCGGCGTCGAAGACCCCGACTCGCGGGCACACAGCCCCAACGAGTCCCTGCACCTCGGGGTCTTCAAGCGCGCCGTGCTTACCGAGGCACTGCTGCTGTCACGGCTGAACCACCGCAGCGGGCAGTAGCCGGAGTCAGAGCCATATTCCCCGCACTTTGCATCACGGGGAATGATTCAGGCTGCCACACGGTTGGAGGAGGTAGAATTGATTGTGATTTCCGAGTTATCACCTCGACTAGTCGACTTGACCACTTGACACGTTCGCGCGCTGCGACCACCAAGGAGAAACATGACTGACGCCATGACCGACACGACCAGCACCGCAGCCCATGGTGTTGGCCTGAGCGATACCGCCGCCGACAAGGTACGAAGCCTCCTGGCCCAGGAAGGACGTGAGGATCTTCGTCTGCGCGTCGCAGTGCAGCCCGGGGGTTGTTCCGGCCTGATCTACCAGCTCTATTTCGACGAGCGAGTTCTCGAGGGCGATGCTGTTGTTGACTTCGATGGAGTCGGTGTTGTCGTTGACAAGATGAGTGTTCCGTACCTTGATGGTGCGAATATCAACTTCGAGGACACGATCGAGAAGCAGGGTTTCACGATCGACAACCCCAATGCCGGCAGTAGCTGCGCGTGTGGAGACTCTTTCAGCTAGGCAAAGACCCCGCTGAAATGCGAAAAACAGGAGATCATCCCCAGTGGATGGTCTCCTTTCGCAATTTAAAGCCTGATTCCACCAGTGTCACGCGCGCTTCGGCGCAAAGTTGACCTCCAGGGTGCACGGAAGAAGGCTTTGCTCGGAGTAGGCTAGGAATCGGTCACAGCACTTCCTGAGAAGTGTCCTCGAATCCCCCCGAAAGGTCCCCGGTGCGCATTAATCACCGTCTCCGATGGGCTGCATTTCCGCTTGCAGCGACACTTGTCATTGTTCTCTCCGGCTGCACGCAGGCCCAGTTAAACGGCTATCTTCCCGGTTTTGAAGAAGGTCAACCGGCGGTGACAAACCAGACCGAACGAGTGTCCGGTCTGTGGACCACCTCCTGGATCGTCCTCCTCATCGTGGGCATCCTCACGTGGGGCCTCACGCTCTGGGCCATCGTCGTCTACCGTCGTCGCAAGGGCCAGACCGGACTCCCGGTGCAGCTCCGCTACAACATGCCGATCGAGATCTTCTACACGATCGTTCCGCTCATTCTGGTCGTAGGCTTTTTTGCCTTCACCGCGCGGGACCAGGTCGCACTCGAGACCCGCTTTGACAGCCCCGACGTCACTATCGAGGTCCAGGCCAAGCAGTGGGCGTGGGACTTCAACTACGTCGACGAGGATGTCTACTCCGCAGGCGTGCAAGCGCAGGCCGACCCTGACGGCGAACCCGGCGCCATCGTCGACTCAGAGCTGCCCGTCCTTGTGCTCCCGGTCAACAAAAAGGTTGAGTTCAAGCTCGAGTCCCGAGACGTCATTCATTCCTTCTGGGTCATCGACTTCCTTTACAAGAAGGACGTCGTCCCCGGCAAGACCAACTACATGTCGGTCATTCCGGAGCGCATCGGAACCTATGCGGGCAAGTGCGCGGAACTCTGCGGTGAGTATCACTCCATGATGCTCTTCAACACGGAGGTCGTGTCCCAGGCCGACTACGACACCTACATCGCCTCGCTGCGGGCTGCCGGCAACACCGGGCAGCTGGACAATAACTACGATCGCAATCAGAATCAGCCGGGCACGGAAGCCCCGACCGCTCAGGAAGGCAAGTAAGCCATGAGCACCACTATCACCCCTCCAGCGACGCGCATGGAGACTCCGGTCTCGCCGTCCGCTGAACGCAAGGGTAATTTGCTCGTCAAGGCGATAACGTCAACCGACCACAAGGTGATCGGTTACATGTACCTGATCACCTCGTTCGTGTACTTCTGCCTCGGCGGGGTCATGGCGCTCATCATTCGTGCGCAGCTCTTCGCCCCCGGTCTGGAGATCGTTCAGACCAAGGAGCAGTACAACCAGCTGTTCACGATGCACGGCACGATCATGCTGCTGATGTTCGCCACCCCGTTGTTCTTCGGATTTGCGAACTTCCTCGTCCCCCTGCAGATCGGTGCGCCCGACGTGGCGTTCCCACGTCTGAACGCGTTGGCGTATTGGTTCTTCAACTTCGGTAGCCTCATTGCCGTGGCCGGGTTCCTGACCCCCCAGGGCGCTGCGTCGTTCGGCTGGTTTGCGTACCAGCCACTCGCGAGCACGACGTTCTCGCCTGGTATCGGTGGAAACCTGTGGATGGTGGGGCTCGGTCTTTCCGGGTTCGGTACCATCCTCGGTTCCGTCAACTTCATTACGACAATCATCACGATGCGTGCCCCCGGCATGACGATGTGGCGCATGCCGATTTTCACCTGGAACTCACTGATCACCTCGTTGCTTGCCCTGATGGTGTTCCCGGTTCTCGCCGCAGCCATGCTTGCAGCCGCCTCCGACCGCATCTTTGGTTCGCACATCTACGACCCCGCCAATGGCGGTGCCATACTCTGGCAGCACTTGTTCTGGTTCTTCGGTCACCCCGAGGTATACATCATTGCCCTGCCGTTCTTCGGTATCGTTTCGGAAGTGTTCCCCGTCTTCAGTCGAAAGCCGATGTTCGGGTACAAGACGCTGGTCTACGCGACTATTGCGATCGCCGCGCTCTCCGTTTCTGTCTGGGCGCACCACATGTACGTCACGGGCTCCGTTCTGCTGCCGTTCTTCTCGCTCATGACGATGCTTATCGCGGTCCCGACCGGGGTGAAGATCTTCAACTGGATCGGAACGATGTGGCGGGGTTCCGTCACATTCGAGACGCCCATGCTCTGGGCCATCGGCTTCCTCATCACCTTCACGTTCGGTGGACTCACTGGAGTCATCCTCGCCTCGCCGCCGCTTGACTTCCACGTCACGGACACCTACTTCGTGGTTGCGCACTTCCACTACGTCGTATTCGGCACCGTTGTCTTTGCCATGTTCAGTGGCTTCTACTTCTGGTGGCCGAAATGGACAGGGAAGATGCTCAACGAGAGCCTCGGCAAGTGGCACTTCTGGTTGCTCTTCATCGGCTTCCACACCACGTTCCTCGTGCAGCATTGGCTGGGCGTCGTCGGTATGCCCCGTCGCTATGCGACGTATTCACCCGATGACGGATTCACGTGGATGAACCAGGTGTCGACCATTGGCGCCATGATTCTGGCCACGTCGATGATTCCGTTCTTCCTGAACGTATACATCACGGCCCGCAAGGCACCGCTGGTTACGGTCAACGATCCCTGGGGCTACGGTTCGTCGCTCGAGTGGGCAACGTCTTGCCCGCCGCCGCGTCACAACTTCACGTCCATCCCGAGAATTCGGTCTGAGCGTCCGGCATTCGACCTCAACCACCCAGAGGCGGGACTTCCCGTGGGTATTGGGTACCTCAAGGACGCACCGGATGCCCCCACGTACGACGCATCATCGAACAAGGTGAAGTAAATGAGAACTAACGCGCGTCTCTTCTGGGGCCTGGCGGCCTTCTTCGCCCTCATGGCGGTTATCTACACGGTGTGGAGCGTCATCGATCCGTTCACCGGAAGCGTGGAGTGGGCAGGAACGTTTGCCCTCTCGCTCAGTGCTGTCCTGGCCGCGTTCATCGGCTTCTACCTGGGCAAGGTTTACACCGCCCAGGGCGGCGAGACTCCCGAGGACCGACTCGATGCCAACATCGATGACGGCGATGCCGAGTCCGGGTTCTTCAGCCCGTGGAGCTGGTGGCCCATCGTGCTCGCGGCATCTGCTGCGCTGGTGTTCCTGGGTCTCGCTGTGGGCATCTGGGTCGCATTCATTGGGCTGGCGTTCGGAGTCATCGGGCTCGTGGGCTGGGTCTACGAGTACTACCGGGGTCTCTTCGCCCGCTAAGCAACTGCAGTATCACGTGCCGGTCTTCCCTGGGAAGGCCGGCACGACTGTTTAACCCGCGACGCGAGTGGGCATTCCACGGTGAGCCCGACCAAGGCCGTGTGCAGTTTTGCACACCCGGCCTGTGCTAATCGATATTGACAGGCACAAAGCCAGCGCACAGGCTGATACAAGCCAAAACACCTGATCGGCGCTGCCGACCACGTCGCGGCCTCCGATCACGATGTGTCAAAGAAGACACGAGGGGAATCCCATGAGCACCAGTTCCAACACCCGAAACGGTGTGCAAGAATCCGGATTGAAAAAGGTCGTCGCGGCCTCCATGGCCGGCACGGTCGTCGAATGGTACGAGTTCTTTCTCTACGCCTCGGCGGCCACTCTGGTCTTCGGCACCCTGTTCTTTCCGAACGCGGGCAGCGAACTCGAAGGCATTATTGCGGCATTCGCAACCTACGCCGTCGGCTTCCTGGCACGCCCCATCGGCGGCATCGTCTTCGGACACTTCGGTGACAAGTTCGGTCGCAAACGCCTACTCCAGCTCAGCCTCGTGCTCGTCGGAGTGGCAACCTTCCTGATGGGCTGCCTGCCGACCTTCGACCAGATCGGCTACCTCGCACCGGTTCTCCTCGTGCTCCTGCGCTTCATCCAGGGCTTCGCCGTCGGCGGCGAATGGGGCGGCGCCGTATTGCTCGTCGCCGAGCACAGCCCCGCGAAGTCGCGCGGATTCTGGGCCAGCTGGCCGCAAGCCGCCGTGCCTGCCGGGAACCTGCTCGCCACGGCCGTGCTCTTCATACTCGCCTCCACCCTCTCCGACGCGGCCTTCCTCAGTTGGGGCTGGCGTGTCGCGTTCTGGCTCTCCGCCGTCATCGTGCTCGTCGGCTACTACATTCGCACCAAGGTCAGCGATGCCCCCATCTTTCTCAAGGCGCAAAAAGAGGTCGTCGCCGGCGAGAAGAACTTCGGCATCGTCGAGGTCTTCCGCCGTTACCCGCGCGGGGTGTTCACCGCGATGGGCCTGCGCTTCGCCGAGAACATTCTCTACTACCTCGTCGTCGTCTTCTCGATCACATACCTCAAGATCATCGTCGAGATGGACACCTCCCGTGTTCTGCTTCTCCTGCTCATCGCCCACGCCGTTCACTTCACTGTGATTCCGATCGTCGGTCACCTCTCCGACCGCGTCGGCCGTCGACCGCTGTACCTCACGGGTGCCGTCCTGGCTGGCACCTGGGGCTTCTTCGCCTTTCCGATGATGGACACCGCGAACGACATCATCATCATCATCGCCATCATGACGGGCCTGCTGTTCCACGCCCTCATGTATGCCGGCCAGCCAGCCATCATGGCTGAGATGTTCCCCACCCGCATGCGCTACTCAGGGGTCTCGCTCGGCTACCAGGTGACGTCGGTCATTGCGGGCTCCATTGCACCGATCATCGCCGTGAGCCTGCTCTCCACCTTCGGTTCATCCGTGCCGGTGGCGATCTACCTCGCGGCGGCCTGCCTCCTGACGGCGATCGTGGTGATCACGCTGAAGGAAACCCGCGGCCTCTCCCTGCATGACATCGATGCAGCGGATGCCGCCGAGACAGCTGATCGCGCCGCCGCCTCTGAGCTGGCGAGCACGACGAGCCGCTGACAGCTGGACCCGATGACGGCCCGATCACAGCGATCGGGCCGTCATCACTTTGCCGCCGCCCGCTTTTCTCGTGACCCACGGTTGACGCGTGCCGACAGCAGACTCAGCCAATGAACGCCGCCGGTCGATTCGCGATCTCAAGGGTGATCGCGTCTATCGCGGCACGCACCACGGGGGAGCGCAGCGATTCGGACCGCACGACCGCCCAGATGGGCAGCTGGCGTTGAAAATCGTCGCGCAGCACCGGAACGAATTCCGGCCGGTCGTGCACGAGAAAGTTCGGCAGAAGTCCGATTCCGGCGCCCGCCTGAACCGCCTCCAGCTGCGCGAACAGGCTCGTTGACTGAAAGCTCGTGGCGGGCTCCGGCAGCTGCGACGACCGGTGGCCGAGGTCGGTCACGAGCAGAGCGCTTTCGACATACGACACGAAACTGTGGGACTGAATATCGTCGAGCGACGGGGGGACACCCCGGCGCAGCAGGTATTCATGGCTCGCGTAGAGCCGCAGGAAGTAGTTGGTGAGAAACATTGCCTGTGCGTTGTTGACGTCGTTGCGCCCGGCCACGATTTCAAGGTCAACGCCCGACCGGTTCTGGCTGACCTTGCGGGTGGCGCTAAACATTTCGATATTGATGCGCGGGTGGTCGCGCTGGAGTTTCACGAGTGCCGGTGTGACGATCTCGGCCCCGAACCCGTCGATAGTGCTGATGCGCAGCAGCCCCGACAGCGGGTCGGTGTGGCTGATCGCCGTGGTGAGGGCGCCGAGCTGGTCTTCGATCGCTTCGGCGGCGTTGACGGCGTGTCGGCCCAGCTCGGTGAGTTCCCAGCCGTGCGGGCTGCGCTCGAGCGTGCGACCGCCCAACTCCTGGTCGAGCGAGAGGATGCGTCGCGAAATGGTCGTGTGGGTGGTGTCGAGCGCCTCGGCGACCGCGTTGAAGCGGCCCAGCCGGGCCACGGTGAGCAGCACGAGGAGGTCGTTGGGGCTCGGAAGCCGGTGTGAACTCACGAATCGGTCCTTTCGCGTTTGTGCATCTATGCACATGCCCTCTGTAAAAAATTACCTTGATTGCACTCTATCCGGCTGCGAGGGTGGAGGCAGCACACAAGCAAAGGAGCTTCGTTATGTCAGTAGTTGCATGGATCGGGTTGGGCAACATGGGCGGACCCATGTCAGCAAATATGGTGGCCGCCGGGCACGAGGTGCGAGGGTTCGATCTGAATCCGGATGCCCTCGCCACGGCCGTTCAGGCGGGCGTCACCGCCGCCGGGAGCATCGCGGATGCCGTCATCGGTGCCGACGTCGTTTTCACCATGCTCCCCAAGGGCGACCACGCCCGGGCGGTCTACTTCGGCGAGGACGGAGTGCTGGCCAACACCGACACGACGACCCTGCTGGTGGATTCGTCGACGATCGACATCGACACCGCCCAGGCCCTGCACGATGCAGCTGCCGAGGCCGGCTTTCGGTTCGTCGACGCGCCTGTCTCCGGTGGCATGAGCGGCGCCACGGCAGGAAGGCTCACCTTCATGATCGGCGGGGAGGCCGGCGCGGTCGCCGATGCCACGACGTTCATCGAGCCGATGGCGGCCAACATCATCCCGACCGGCGGTGCGACGACCGGCCAGGCCGCGAAGATCTGCAACAACCTCATGCTGTTCATCAATCTCGCCGCGGCGGCCGAGGGCGCTGTACTGGCCGAGCGGCTGGGACTGGACAAGCAGGTGTTCTGGAATATCGCATCCGTTTCGTCGGGCGACAGCTGGGCGCTGCGCACCTGGTATCCCGTCAAGGATGTCGTCGAGACGGCCGCGGCCAACCGGGACTTCGCTCCGACCTTCACGACCACCCTCGCGAGCAAGGACATCGGCCTGGCCATCGCCGCGGCCCGGGCGACCAACACCCCGCTCGAAATCGGCGAGCACGTGGCCGAGCTGTTCCAGCGCCTGATCGACGAGGGCGAGGGCGGCAAGGACTGCTCCATGATCGTCAAACTCGTTGACGGCACCCTGCAGCCCCAGGCCTGACCCCTGTCACTCATCAGAAAGAGCACTCCCATGCAAACAGTTCCCCACTACATCAACGGCCAGCGCGTCGAGTCGGCCGAACGGTTCGGCCCCGTGTTCAATCCCGCCACCGGTGTGCAGGAGAAGCAGGTCGTGCTGGCCTCCCGTACGGTCGTGATCGACGCCATCGAATCCGCCACGGGCGCCCTGCCCGAGTGGCGCGCAAGCAGTCTGGCCAAGCGCACGGCAATCTTTTTCAAGGTGCGAGAACTGCTCGCGGAGCGTACGAATGAACTCGCGGCCATTCTCACGAGCGAGCACGGCAAAGTGCTCTCCGACGCGGCCGGCGAGATCACCAGGGGCCTCGAGAACATCGAATTCGCCACCGGCCTGGCCCAGATGCTGAAGGGTGACTTCTCGCAGCAGGTCTCCCACGGAATCGACGTGCACTCCGTGCGCCAGAGCGTTGGCGTCGTCGCCTGCGTCACCCCGTTCAATTTTCCAGCCATGGTGCCGCTGTGGATGATCGGCAGCGCCATCGCCTGCGGGAACACGGTCCTCCTCAAGCCGAGCGAGAAGGACCCGTCGTCGGCCATCTTCATCGCCGAAATCTTTACCGAAGCCGGTCTGCCCGCCGGAGTGCTCAATGTGGTGCAGGGCGACAAGGAGGCCGTCGACGAACTGCTCGACAATCCAGACGTCAAGGCGATCAGCTTCGTTGGCTCCACTCCGATCGCGAAGTCCATCTACAACCGCGCGGCCGCGAACGGTAAGCGCGTGCAGGCGCTGGGCGGGGCCAAGAACCACATGGTGGTGCTGCCGGATGCCGACCTCGATATGGCAGCCGATGCCGCGATCAACGCGGCGTACGGCTCCGCCGGGGAGCGCTGCATGGCCGTGAGCGTACTCGTGGCCGTCGGCGGCATCGCCGACGACCTCGTCTCCGCGATCGAAAAGCGCATGAAAACGCTCATCGTCGGCCCGGGAACCGATCCGGCCTCGCAGATGGGCCCGCTCATCACCGGCGAGCACCGCGACCGAGTCGCGTCCTACCTGACCGGCGCGGAAGCTGCGGGTGCCACCATGGTCGTCGACGGCCGCGAGCAGAACTTCGACAGCGACGGCTTCTTTCTCGGAGTGAGCCTGATTGACCACGTCACGCCCGGCATGAAGGTCTACGACGACGAAATCTTTGGCCCCGTGCTCTCTGTCGTGCGTGTGGATACCTTCGACGAGGCCGTGAAGCTCGTCAACGATCATGAGTTCGGCAACGGTGTGGCGCTGTTCACGCGCGACGGCGGGGCGGCCCGGCAGTTCGAGTTCGAGATTGAGGTCGGCATGGTCGGTATCAACGTGCCTATTCCGGTGCCGGTCGGGTCGTTCTCTTTCGGCGGCTGGAAGAACTCGCTCTTCGGTGACGCGCATATGTACGGACCCGACAGCATCCGCTTCTACACCCGCGGCAAGGTCGTCACCACTCGCTGGCCCGACCCGGCCTCCTCCGAGATCGATCTCGGCTTTCCGCAGATGGCCTAGGCCACGACGACGCGGGTCCTCGATTGTCGGGGCCCGCTTTCGCCGTTAAGCCAGCAAATGTGGGTCTCGGGGTGCCGCCCTCCTCGTCTACCGCCCGCCCCCTATTCGCTTCGCGAAACACTACAGGAGGCCGGAAGCATCAAGAAGGGTGACGACGGAAGCTGAACAGATCGAAGGCGGCCGTCACGGCACGCGCTGGGCCCGTTGCCGGTACGGGCGTGAGGGGGTCCAAGTGATGAGCCGAGGGCCCCATGTCAATCAACGCCGCGACGTCTGTTGGGGAGAGGCTGAGCTCCAGGGAGATGGACCGCTGCGACTCGAGGTCGAAATGATTGGCGAGTGCTGTCGTCAGGTGGGTTGCCTTGTCGGGCTGAATCTTCAGGGCGAGTCCGTCTGCACGGAGCTCCTGAAGGTGAGTGCTGTGCGGCGCCACGACGAGCAGGAGTCCCCGGTCGGCGAGAACCCGGTGGAATTCCGCCGCATTCCGCGGGGCGAACACATTGAGGATCACCTGCGCTGCGCCGTCGCGGATCGGCAGGGGCGACCAGACATCGGCGACCAGGCCATCGATGCGTTCATCGGCCCGTACCGTGCGCGCCACGGCAACGGGGGAGAGATCCAGGCCCAGGGCTCGCGCCGTCGACATTCCGGCGAGAGCGGCTCGTAGGTAGTATCCGGTGCCGCAACCGACGTCGAGGACGCGGAGCGGGTGCTCCGCCGCAATCGTCTCGGCAATGGCATGCCGGAGGGGTTCATACCAACCGCCAGCCTGGAATCGATCCCGAGCATCCAACATGACGGCGCTATCGCCGATGAACTTGCGGGGACCGGGCAGCATCGTGGCGTACCCGCGTTTGTTCACATCGAAGGAATGACCGGTGGCGCAGGCGAGCGTGAGGGGATCGTGCGGCTCAAGGAGCAGAAAACAGTTCGGGCACCGAAGCCACTCCGATAACGTCTGGAGTGACATCGATGCCCGATCTATTGTGGTGACTCTACTTCTCGGTGATCTCTGACTGGTGCTCGCCATGAGCGTGGTGGAGTTCCCTCTGGTGGACCGGAGTGATCCGGTCTTCGAAGAACCAGCGGGACAGACCGGCGCGGAGCTTCTCTGCGGCCGTGATCTTGCCACGTGCGTTCGGCCGGGTCATGAGCGGCTTGAAGTCGTTGTAGCTGACCAGCTTCCAGCGCTCGTACTCGTCCACGGGCTGGTGAACTTCCACGTACTCGCCACCGGGCAGCCGCACGATACGGCCGGACTCGTACCCGTGGAGCACGATCTCGCGGTCCTTCTTCATGAGGGCGAGGCAAACTCGCTTCGTGATGAAGTACGCCAGGACCGGCCCGAGGATCGTGATGGCCTGGAGCGCGTGGATGACCCCCTCCATGGTGAGGTGGAAGTGCGTCGCAATGATATCCGATGACGCCGCAGCCCACAGCCCGGCGTAGAACGTGACACCGGCAGCACCGATTGCGGTGCGGGTCGGGGCGTTCCGCGGACGATCGAGCACGTGGTGCTCGCGCTTGTCCCCGGTGATCCAGGCCTCAATGAATGGGTACACCATCACGAGGACGATGAAGATTCCGATCACAATCAGTGGAACCAGGATGTTGAAGGAGTACGTGTGGTTCAGGAACACGAACTCCCACCCCGGTGGAATCAAGCGAAGAGCGCCGTCGGCAAAACCGATATACCAGTCGGGCTGGGTTCCGGCGGAAACCGGAGATGGGTCGTACGGGCCGTAATTCCAGATCGGGTTGATCGTGAACAGTGATGCGATCAGCATGACGACACCGAAGACGATGAAGAAGAATCCACCGGCCTTGGCGGCATAGACGGGAAGTACCGGGTACCCAACGACGTTCTGGTTGGTGTGACCGGCCGACGGGTACTGCGTGTGCTTGTGCACGACAACGAACAGCAGGTGCATTGCGATCAGCGCAACGATGATGGCCGGCAGCAGCAGAATGTGCAGCGAGTACAGCCGTCCGACGATGTCGACGCCCGGGAATTCTCCGCCGAAAAGCAGGAAGGAGATCCAGGTTCCGGCGACCGGAATTCCCTTGATGATTCCATCGATGATTCGCAGGCCGTTTCCGGAGAGCAGGTCGTCGGGGAGGGAATAGCCGGTGAAGCCCTCAGCCATCGCGAGGATGAAGAGAATGAAACCGATGATCCAGTTCAGCTCGCGGGGCTTACGGAAGGCGCCCGTGAAGTAGATGCGGAGCATGTGCAGGCCAATGGCGGCCACGAAAAGCAGCGCCGCCCAGTGGTGAACCTGGCGCATGAGCAATCCACCGCGGATGTCAAAGGAAATATCGAGCGAGGACGCCATGGCGGCCGACATCTCGATTCCCTTGAGCGGAGCGTAGGAACCGTCGTAGAACACGGGAGCCATCGACGCTTGGAAGAAGAAGGTCAGGAAGGATCCGGTGAGCAGGATGATGACGAAACTGTACAGCGCCACCTCGCCCAGCAGGAAGGACCAGTGATCCGGAAAGATCTTGCGCCCAAGCTCTTTGACGGCACCGGAAATGCTGGTGCGCTCGTCGAGGTAGTTCGCGGCGGATGAAGTGAATCCGCCGGATTTTTTTACCTCGGCGGGTTTACGGGTGTCTAACGAAGTCATTTACGCTCCCAGAAGCTCGGACCGACCGGTTCAGTGAAATCGCTCTGCGCGATGAGATAACCTTCTGCGTCTACCGTGATCGGCAGCTGCGGGAGCGGCCGCGCGGCCGGTCCGAAAATTACCTCGCAGTGATTCGTGACGTCGAATTGTGATTGGTGACACGGGCACAGAAGGTGGTGGGTTTGCTGCTCATACAACGCAACAGGGCAACCAACATGAGTACATATCTTAGAATACGCGACGATGCCCTGGTAGGACCAGTCCTTGCGCTCAGGAGTCTCGACGAGTTGTTCCGGCTTGAGGCGCATGAGGAGAACCGCTGCCTTTGCCTTCTCTTCCAGGCGACCGTGGCCCATTTCGGCCAGGCCTTCCGGAATCACGTGGAAGGAGGAACCGAGCGTGAGGTCGGATGCCTTGATCGGCGTTCCCGAGGGGTCAAGAGCCAAACGCGTGCCCGTTTTCCACAGCGTCTCCCGCAGCAGCTCCACCGGGTCCTGGTCCTGCGGGCCGAGGCCACGGAAGAGCACAACTGCGGGGAGCGGGAACGCAATGAGGGCACCGATCAGGCTGTTGCGA
Coding sequences within:
- a CDS encoding CoA-acylating methylmalonate-semialdehyde dehydrogenase gives rise to the protein MQTVPHYINGQRVESAERFGPVFNPATGVQEKQVVLASRTVVIDAIESATGALPEWRASSLAKRTAIFFKVRELLAERTNELAAILTSEHGKVLSDAAGEITRGLENIEFATGLAQMLKGDFSQQVSHGIDVHSVRQSVGVVACVTPFNFPAMVPLWMIGSAIACGNTVLLKPSEKDPSSAIFIAEIFTEAGLPAGVLNVVQGDKEAVDELLDNPDVKAISFVGSTPIAKSIYNRAAANGKRVQALGGAKNHMVVLPDADLDMAADAAINAAYGSAGERCMAVSVLVAVGGIADDLVSAIEKRMKTLIVGPGTDPASQMGPLITGEHRDRVASYLTGAEAAGATMVVDGREQNFDSDGFFLGVSLIDHVTPGMKVYDDEIFGPVLSVVRVDTFDEAVKLVNDHEFGNGVALFTRDGGAARQFEFEIEVGMVGINVPIPVPVGSFSFGGWKNSLFGDAHMYGPDSIRFYTRGKVVTTRWPDPASSEIDLGFPQMA
- a CDS encoding ubiquinol-cytochrome c reductase iron-sulfur subunit, with product MAKDDNGAEHVPAADSSSVVRAGTPAGTAVVARNSLENPGFPPHRPRITDLNPKEERKAERTVYTLFYVSIVGSVFAIAAYMAFPITAEDPGSVRLNNLFIGLGLSLALFAIGIGAVHWGKALMSDHEGVDERHPVRGTDEVRARAVEIFQQANEESGFGRRTLIRNSLIGALIAFPLPAVVLFRGLGPQDQDPVELLRETLWKTGTRLALDPSGTPIKASDLTLGSSFHVIPEGLAEMGHGRLEEKAKAAVLLMRLKPEQLVETPERKDWSYQGIVAYSKICTHVGCPVALYEQQTHHLLCPCHQSQFDVTNHCEVIFGPAARPLPQLPITVDAEGYLIAQSDFTEPVGPSFWERK
- the mmsB gene encoding 3-hydroxyisobutyrate dehydrogenase; the protein is MSVVAWIGLGNMGGPMSANMVAAGHEVRGFDLNPDALATAVQAGVTAAGSIADAVIGADVVFTMLPKGDHARAVYFGEDGVLANTDTTTLLVDSSTIDIDTAQALHDAAAEAGFRFVDAPVSGGMSGATAGRLTFMIGGEAGAVADATTFIEPMAANIIPTGGATTGQAAKICNNLMLFINLAAAAEGAVLAERLGLDKQVFWNIASVSSGDSWALRTWYPVKDVVETAAANRDFAPTFTTTLASKDIGLAIAAARATNTPLEIGEHVAELFQRLIDEGEGGKDCSMIVKLVDGTLQPQA
- a CDS encoding methyltransferase domain-containing protein, translating into MSLQTLSEWLRCPNCFLLLEPHDPLTLACATGHSFDVNKRGYATMLPGPRKFIGDSAVMLDARDRFQAGGWYEPLRHAIAETIAAEHPLRVLDVGCGTGYYLRAALAGMSTARALGLDLSPVAVARTVRADERIDGLVADVWSPLPIRDGAAQVILNVFAPRNAAEFHRVLADRGLLLVVAPHSTHLQELRADGLALKIQPDKATHLTTALANHFDLESQRSISLELSLSPTDVAALIDMGPSAHHLDPLTPVPATGPARAVTAAFDLFSFRRHPS
- a CDS encoding cytochrome b, which encodes MTSLDTRKPAEVKKSGGFTSSAANYLDERTSISGAVKELGRKIFPDHWSFLLGEVALYSFVIILLTGSFLTFFFQASMAPVFYDGSYAPLKGIEMSAAMASSLDISFDIRGGLLMRQVHHWAALLFVAAIGLHMLRIYFTGAFRKPRELNWIIGFILFILAMAEGFTGYSLPDDLLSGNGLRIIDGIIKGIPVAGTWISFLLFGGEFPGVDIVGRLYSLHILLLPAIIVALIAMHLLFVVVHKHTQYPSAGHTNQNVVGYPVLPVYAAKAGGFFFIVFGVVMLIASLFTINPIWNYGPYDPSPVSAGTQPDWYIGFADGALRLIPPGWEFVFLNHTYSFNILVPLIVIGIFIVLVMVYPFIEAWITGDKREHHVLDRPRNAPTRTAIGAAGVTFYAGLWAAASSDIIATHFHLTMEGVIHALQAITILGPVLAYFITKRVCLALMKKDREIVLHGYESGRIVRLPGGEYVEVHQPVDEYERWKLVSYNDFKPLMTRPNARGKITAAEKLRAGLSRWFFEDRITPVHQRELHHAHGEHQSEITEK